The Sinomicrobium kalidii genome contains a region encoding:
- the tssD gene encoding type VI secretion system tube protein TssD: MSFLAKFETDNMSYNVLEYDIRVEKGTDHNGKPSTNARGGEIRLVLETDMKDSFSDWIVNSSHTKDGKLTFFKRDGMSRMRSTSFKKGYCIRFHEKFRAVGDEPMTTEIVISAKEINIGNTPLKKKWPVQI, translated from the coding sequence ATGTCCTTTTTAGCCAAGTTCGAAACAGATAACATGTCATACAATGTTCTGGAATATGACATACGGGTAGAAAAGGGGACCGACCATAACGGAAAACCCTCTACCAATGCCAGAGGCGGTGAAATTCGCCTGGTACTGGAAACCGATATGAAGGACAGTTTTTCCGACTGGATCGTGAACAGTTCCCATACCAAGGACGGAAAACTTACTTTTTTTAAAAGGGACGGGATGAGCCGTATGCGGTCCACTTCCTTCAAAAAAGGATATTGTATCCGTTTTCATGAAAAATTCAGGGCCGTCGGCGATGAGCCCATGACCACTGAAATCGTGATCTCCGCCAAAGAAATCAATATTGGCAACACACCGTTAAAGAAGAAATGGCCGGTGCAGATCTAA